One segment of Oscillospiraceae bacterium MB08-C2-2 DNA contains the following:
- a CDS encoding carbon storage regulator — MLILSRKIEEAIVIGDNIEIKILDVFASDASESKKSKAVSIGISAPRDIRIVRKELLQTAEENLEASKSVQVVSAEIMSEMLRKKREIASGK; from the coding sequence ATGCTGATCTTAAGCCGAAAAATTGAAGAAGCCATTGTTATTGGCGATAATATCGAGATCAAAATTTTGGATGTCTTTGCTTCGGATGCCAGTGAAAGCAAAAAATCCAAGGCGGTGTCGATTGGAATTTCTGCGCCAAGGGATATTCGCATTGTGCGCAAGGAACTTCTTCAAACAGCGGAAGAAAATCTGGAAGCCAGCAAATCGGTTCAGGTTGTATCAGCTGAAATTATGTCTGAGATGCTTCGTAAGAAGCGAGAGATTGCTTCTGGAAAATAG
- a CDS encoding SUF system NifU family Fe-S cluster assembly protein, with translation MELNELYSQIIKDHNLSRHNKHELAEPSVVVPGHNPSCGDEIQLFLQFKDGIIADASYTGVGCAISQASVSIMLDMVKGKTFEEAKSLCGLFLNMIRRTPLTEEEEQELEEAIAFANISNMPARVKCATMPWHTLEAALEAASPAEN, from the coding sequence TTGGAGCTGAATGAGCTGTATTCCCAAATCATCAAAGATCATAACCTTTCCCGGCACAACAAGCACGAGCTGGCAGAGCCCAGTGTGGTGGTTCCCGGCCATAACCCCAGCTGCGGTGACGAAATCCAGCTGTTCTTACAATTCAAGGATGGTATAATCGCCGATGCTTCCTACACCGGGGTTGGCTGTGCCATTTCACAGGCCTCGGTTTCGATTATGCTGGATATGGTAAAGGGCAAAACCTTTGAAGAAGCCAAGAGCCTCTGCGGCCTGTTTTTGAATATGATCCGCCGCACACCTCTTACCGAAGAGGAGGAGCAGGAATTGGAAGAGGCCATTGCTTTTGCCAACATCTCCAACATGCCTGCACGGGTCAAGTGCGCCACCATGCCATGGCATACACTGGAGGCCGCTTTGGAGGCGGCGAGCCCGGCGGAGAATTAA
- a CDS encoding phosphopentomutase, giving the protein MKKRVFVIVLDSFGVGALPDAEQYGDEGSDTLAAVAGHAAFCAPNLQKLGLFNIEGVTAGQAAVEPQASFARMAEASKGKDTTIGHWEIAGVVSPKPLPTYPGGFPPKILNLLREKTGHEYICNRPYSGTQLLAEYGKEHMETGALLLYTSADSVLQIAAHTDVVPLEELYRCCGIAREIMTGEHGVGRIIARPFRGEYPNFLRTADRHDYSLEPPAFTLLDHLNQAGLDTVAVGKIFDIFAGRGISRALRTRNNTEGMRQATAMAQQEFHGLCFVNLVDFDMQYGHRNDTEGYARAISQFDSQLVPFMKELYRDDLAIITADHGCDPSTPSTDHSREYVPMLAFGDTIRGGVNLGTRQSFADIAATVQEYLDLPVRTAGKSFLAEILK; this is encoded by the coding sequence ATGAAAAAGCGTGTGTTTGTTATTGTGCTGGATAGCTTTGGCGTTGGCGCTTTGCCCGATGCAGAGCAGTATGGAGATGAGGGAAGTGATACATTGGCGGCTGTGGCGGGGCATGCTGCTTTTTGTGCCCCCAACCTGCAAAAGCTGGGGCTGTTTAACATAGAGGGCGTAACAGCGGGGCAGGCGGCGGTGGAGCCGCAGGCTTCCTTTGCCCGTATGGCAGAAGCCAGCAAGGGGAAAGACACCACCATTGGCCATTGGGAGATTGCCGGTGTCGTTTCGCCAAAGCCTCTTCCCACCTATCCCGGCGGCTTTCCGCCTAAAATATTAAACCTGCTGCGGGAAAAGACAGGCCATGAATACATTTGCAACCGCCCCTATTCCGGCACCCAGCTTCTGGCGGAGTACGGCAAGGAGCACATGGAAACCGGTGCCCTGCTCCTGTATACCTCGGCGGATAGTGTGCTGCAAATTGCCGCTCACACCGATGTGGTGCCGCTGGAGGAGCTTTACCGCTGCTGTGGCATTGCCCGGGAAATCATGACCGGGGAGCATGGCGTGGGCCGTATCATAGCCAGACCCTTTCGGGGGGAGTATCCCAACTTTTTGCGCACCGCCGACCGCCACGATTATTCCCTTGAACCGCCAGCCTTCACGTTGCTGGATCATTTGAACCAAGCGGGGCTGGATACCGTTGCAGTGGGCAAAATATTTGATATTTTTGCGGGCCGGGGGATTTCACGGGCTCTGCGCACCCGCAACAACACTGAGGGGATGCGTCAGGCAACGGCTATGGCACAGCAGGAATTTCATGGGCTTTGCTTTGTGAATCTGGTGGATTTTGATATGCAGTATGGCCACCGCAACGATACCGAGGGCTATGCCCGGGCTATCAGCCAGTTTGACAGCCAGCTTGTTCCCTTTATGAAGGAGCTTTATCGCGATGATCTGGCGATTATAACGGCGGATCACGGGTGCGACCCCTCCACGCCTTCCACCGATCACTCCCGGGAGTATGTCCCCATGCTTGCCTTTGGGGATACCATTCGAGGCGGGGTGAATCTGGGCACACGCCAAAGCTTTGCCGATATCGCCGCAACGGTGCAGGAATATCTGGATTTGCCGGTGCGTACAGCCGGAAAATCTTTTCTGGCAGAGATACTGAAATAG
- a CDS encoding cytidine deaminase, with the protein MGDYELVRLAWQARERAYCPYSGYGVGAALLAESGRVYQGCNVENAAYPVSSCGERSALFAAVSAGERHFSALAIVGGPMNNPAEMITARVSPCGVCRQALYEFEPQLRLLLVTGPDTWEETTLEQLLPDGFGPQNME; encoded by the coding sequence ATGGGGGATTATGAGCTGGTCAGGCTGGCATGGCAGGCCAGAGAGCGGGCCTATTGCCCCTATTCCGGTTATGGGGTAGGTGCTGCACTGCTGGCGGAAAGCGGCCGGGTCTATCAGGGCTGCAATGTGGAAAACGCAGCCTATCCGGTGAGCAGCTGCGGGGAGAGAAGCGCCCTTTTTGCGGCAGTCAGTGCGGGGGAGAGGCACTTTTCTGCCTTGGCCATTGTGGGCGGCCCCATGAATAACCCGGCCGAGATGATCACAGCCCGGGTATCTCCCTGTGGAGTATGCAGGCAGGCTCTCTATGAATTTGAACCCCAGCTTCGTCTTTTGCTGGTGACAGGCCCGGATACTTGGGAGGAAACCACGCTTGAACAGCTTTTGCCCGATGGTTTTGGTCCTCAGAATATGGAGTGA
- a CDS encoding putative glycoside hydrolase — protein MAKEFKIKRNRLRIGRDTYKARPHPFAVVLTVVGLVALFFVGMSVYKPFYNWIMSTPSIIWEPRESEPASQPQPAESSVPEPSEPSQPQAPAAVSLGTLRAVYLPHGIAAEPQQLEAFLDKLGNTSINAVMVELKDEQGKVLFDSALPQVSQLNSKNETTLDLAALSAQLKEKNLTLIGKMTAFQDPLACLVDRQYAITYRDTAWLWLDAAKEDGGKPWMNPYSSAARDYLSGLALEAAESGVSHIIFEAVQFPAYSTGVNANFGTDTGNLTRAQVLRAFVDELEGSLKTKGSGLSVAFGAGVFEGGDTLSLYGGSPAAVVGRSAVIGLLPGQMSMALINTLTSSGKPLAQAGLAYAQQQLEAAQRPAGEVELLPMVEAAPTGAEGYILYNEQGSYTLALG, from the coding sequence ATGGCAAAAGAATTTAAAATTAAACGAAATCGCCTCCGTATCGGCAGGGATACCTATAAGGCAAGGCCGCACCCTTTCGCTGTGGTTTTAACGGTGGTGGGCTTGGTGGCGTTGTTCTTTGTAGGAATGAGTGTTTATAAGCCGTTCTATAACTGGATTATGAGCACCCCCTCCATTATTTGGGAACCGCGGGAATCGGAGCCTGCCTCTCAGCCCCAGCCGGCTGAATCCTCGGTGCCTGAGCCGTCAGAGCCTTCCCAGCCCCAGGCCCCGGCAGCCGTAAGCCTTGGCACTTTGCGTGCGGTTTATCTCCCCCATGGGATTGCGGCGGAGCCCCAGCAGCTGGAAGCATTTCTGGATAAGCTGGGGAATACTTCCATCAATGCGGTTATGGTGGAGCTCAAGGATGAGCAGGGCAAGGTTTTGTTTGATTCCGCTCTGCCGCAGGTCAGCCAGTTGAACAGCAAAAACGAAACCACCTTGGATCTAGCCGCTCTTTCAGCCCAGCTTAAGGAGAAAAACCTGACTCTGATCGGCAAGATGACTGCTTTTCAGGACCCGCTGGCCTGTCTGGTTGACCGGCAGTATGCCATAACCTATCGGGATACGGCGTGGCTTTGGCTGGATGCGGCCAAAGAGGACGGCGGTAAGCCATGGATGAACCCTTATTCCTCCGCTGCCAGAGACTATTTGAGCGGGTTGGCGTTGGAAGCGGCTGAAAGCGGTGTGTCACATATCATCTTTGAGGCAGTTCAGTTCCCGGCTTACAGCACCGGGGTTAATGCCAATTTTGGAACCGATACCGGGAACCTTACCCGGGCACAAGTGCTTCGGGCTTTTGTGGATGAGCTGGAAGGCTCTCTGAAAACCAAGGGCTCCGGCCTTTCGGTGGCGTTTGGAGCCGGAGTCTTTGAAGGCGGGGATACACTTTCCCTGTATGGCGGCTCACCGGCGGCGGTTGTGGGCCGGTCAGCGGTAATCGGGCTTTTGCCGGGACAGATGAGCATGGCTCTTATCAACACGCTTACCAGTTCAGGTAAGCCCTTGGCGCAGGCGGGGCTGGCTTATGCCCAACAGCAGCTGGAAGCCGCTCAGCGCCCTGCGGGTGAGGTGGAGCTTCTGCCTATGGTGGAGGCTGCTCCCACTGGTGCAGAGGGCTATATCCTATACAATGAGCAGGGCAGCTATACCCTAGCCCTAGGATAA
- a CDS encoding Rnf-Nqr domain containing protein, with product MEAIVQFFLMALAAAAGENALLSRGLGLSKAPLSINSIKMGILYGGLMTTVSTVSSFLTYLVGLFFQGRPYAPYIRPICFALMVGLVYAGVYLLCKKYLPAYFKSVETLLPLASFNSALFGAIYMSLSQRHTLAQTIGYAFGTGMGFTAAMLIVYLARKRLSISHVPRAFRGLPIVLLYIGLLSLAIFSLVGHELPT from the coding sequence ATGGAAGCGATTGTACAGTTTTTCTTGATGGCTTTGGCGGCTGCCGCCGGGGAGAATGCACTTCTTTCCCGTGGGTTGGGTTTGAGCAAGGCACCTCTTTCCATCAATTCCATTAAAATGGGTATACTATATGGCGGGCTGATGACAACGGTTTCCACCGTATCTTCTTTTTTGACCTATTTGGTGGGGCTGTTTTTTCAGGGCAGGCCTTACGCTCCTTATATTCGGCCGATCTGCTTTGCTTTGATGGTGGGCCTTGTTTATGCGGGGGTATACCTGCTGTGCAAAAAATATCTGCCCGCTTATTTTAAGAGCGTGGAGACTCTTTTGCCGCTGGCCTCTTTTAATTCGGCTTTGTTTGGCGCTATTTATATGTCCTTGAGCCAGCGGCATACTCTGGCCCAGACTATAGGCTATGCCTTTGGCACAGGGATGGGCTTTACTGCTGCGATGTTAATCGTTTATCTGGCACGCAAGCGGCTTTCCATCAGTCATGTGCCCCGGGCCTTTCGGGGGTTGCCCATTGTTCTGCTTTATATCGGCCTGCTTTCACTGGCGATTTTCAGCCTGGTGGGTCATGAGCTTCCCACCTAA
- a CDS encoding DEAD/DEAH box helicase codes for MENTIITQFNKFDLSPELMRSLAKMNFQTPSPVQEAAIGPMLGHSDLLVQAPTGTGKTAAFGIPVVENTDPANRNIQTVILCPTRELAAQTTNVIKQLAAFKPGVGILALYGGDPIQRQIVALRRRPQIIVATPGRLMDHMQRRTIRLNHIQCIVLDEADRMLDMGFRDDIGTILQSIPNKRQTVLFSATLSSEIKNIAATHQVDAQYIGIRQNTLTIDKVEQFYSEIRGNAKTPALIHLLGEKKFGLSLIFVATKIMADTLARQLTEAGYPSDAIHGDLRQSQRDKVMRRYRDKKVRVLVATDVAARGIDVSGIDVVVNYDIPSDSDSYVHRIGRTGRANNSGVAYTFIYPRERSKLQGIMASTRATILPTTLEAYSFPVKGNKPLNNKSSKHRASNRSWKRNNTFDRKGA; via the coding sequence ATGGAGAATACTATTATTACACAGTTTAACAAATTTGATCTTTCCCCTGAGCTGATGCGCAGCCTTGCTAAAATGAACTTTCAGACTCCTTCCCCGGTACAGGAAGCGGCCATTGGGCCTATGCTTGGCCACAGCGATTTATTGGTGCAGGCTCCCACCGGCACCGGCAAAACCGCTGCATTTGGAATTCCTGTGGTGGAAAACACCGACCCTGCCAACCGAAATATTCAAACAGTTATCTTATGCCCCACAAGAGAACTTGCTGCACAAACCACAAATGTAATAAAGCAGTTAGCTGCCTTTAAACCGGGTGTTGGAATTCTCGCACTGTATGGCGGGGATCCGATTCAACGGCAGATTGTGGCATTGCGGCGGCGTCCACAGATTATTGTGGCCACCCCCGGCCGTCTGATGGATCATATGCAAAGGCGCACCATTCGGTTAAATCATATCCAGTGTATTGTTCTGGATGAGGCAGACCGTATGCTGGATATGGGATTTCGGGATGATATTGGAACCATTCTGCAAAGCATTCCCAATAAACGGCAAACTGTATTGTTTTCTGCCACATTGTCCAGCGAAATCAAAAACATTGCTGCAACCCACCAAGTGGATGCCCAGTATATCGGCATTCGGCAGAACACGCTTACCATTGATAAGGTGGAGCAGTTTTATTCGGAAATCAGAGGCAATGCGAAAACCCCAGCGCTTATTCATTTGTTGGGCGAAAAGAAGTTCGGTCTATCCCTGATTTTTGTTGCCACCAAAATTATGGCAGATACACTGGCCCGCCAGCTTACTGAGGCAGGTTACCCCTCGGATGCCATTCATGGTGATCTGCGCCAAAGCCAGCGTGATAAGGTGATGCGCCGTTACCGTGACAAAAAAGTGAGGGTTTTGGTTGCCACCGATGTAGCTGCCCGTGGGATTGACGTTAGCGGGATCGATGTGGTAGTCAATTATGACATTCCCAGCGATTCGGATAGCTATGTCCACCGTATTGGTCGAACCGGCAGAGCAAACAACAGCGGAGTGGCCTATACCTTTATTTATCCCAGAGAACGCAGCAAGCTTCAAGGAATTATGGCAAGCACCAGAGCCACCATATTGCCAACCACTCTGGAGGCATATTCGTTTCCGGTGAAAGGCAATAAACCCTTGAATAATAAATCCTCAAAACACAGAGCCAGCAACCGTTCCTGGAAGCGCAACAACACCTTTGATCGAAAAGGTGCATAA
- a CDS encoding DUF6323 family protein, translating into MPIPIQVQLAAAMQELDVCNSLSRHYGLLLTEKQMLQLTEHRFQTLKATGRTEFGEGILKKLVTAFCDSPYITQRNYEETLGELQSIFYYFKNESEDTLSDDELIEAMKSVFGGKAQGSLDYLEGTALENLCRIIRGGEAEEDEESQEEEEYEE; encoded by the coding sequence TTGCCAATTCCTATTCAGGTACAGCTGGCTGCCGCCATGCAGGAGCTGGATGTGTGCAATTCCCTATCCCGCCACTACGGGCTGCTCCTGACAGAGAAGCAGATGCTCCAGCTGACCGAGCATCGGTTTCAGACACTGAAAGCCACCGGGCGGACCGAGTTTGGCGAGGGCATACTGAAAAAACTGGTCACTGCCTTCTGCGATTCTCCCTATATCACCCAGCGAAATTACGAAGAAACGCTGGGTGAGCTGCAAAGCATCTTTTATTACTTCAAGAACGAATCGGAAGATACTCTCTCCGACGATGAGCTGATCGAGGCTATGAAATCGGTGTTTGGCGGCAAAGCCCAAGGCTCACTGGACTATCTGGAGGGAACTGCGCTGGAGAATCTATGCCGCATCATTCGGGGCGGCGAGGCCGAGGAAGATGAGGAATCGCAGGAGGAAGAAGAATATGAAGAATGA
- a CDS encoding TIGR01212 family radical SAM protein (This family includes YhcC from E. coli K-12, an uncharacterized radical SAM protein.), which yields MPHTYLTANVYCRRLFGGKVYKLALSASTSCPNRDGTVGVGGCVFCSTGGSGDFAASAGLPVSQQIDQAKRILGAKGEGLKYIAYFQGYTGTYGDLEHLERIYTQAAEHPDIAGLSIATRPDCLGGEALAMLERLAAKKPLWVELGLQTSNEEMAKRINRGYPLSVYEKAMADLKALNVHRITHIILGLPNESRANTLATVKYVGQFTDGIKLQLLHVLEGTKLAESYRRGEFQTLEPAEYYELLADALGLLPENVVIHRLTGDGAKRDLIAPKWSGDKKRVLADINRVLRAREIHPARE from the coding sequence ATGCCGCATACCTACCTCACCGCAAACGTCTATTGCCGTCGGCTATTCGGGGGCAAAGTCTATAAGCTAGCGCTCTCCGCCTCGACTAGCTGCCCCAACCGGGACGGTACGGTGGGCGTGGGTGGCTGTGTGTTTTGTTCCACGGGTGGCTCTGGGGATTTTGCCGCATCAGCCGGGCTGCCCGTTTCACAGCAAATCGACCAGGCGAAGCGGATACTCGGCGCTAAGGGCGAGGGACTCAAGTATATCGCATACTTTCAAGGCTATACCGGTACCTACGGTGATCTTGAGCACCTTGAGCGCATCTACACCCAAGCGGCGGAGCATCCGGATATTGCTGGGCTTTCTATTGCAACAAGGCCCGACTGTCTTGGTGGAGAGGCATTGGCAATGCTGGAGCGGCTGGCGGCGAAAAAGCCCCTCTGGGTGGAGCTGGGTTTGCAGACCTCAAACGAGGAGATGGCAAAACGCATCAACCGCGGTTATCCGCTCTCGGTCTATGAAAAGGCAATGGCGGATTTGAAAGCGCTGAACGTCCATCGAATCACCCATATTATCCTCGGCCTGCCCAATGAAAGCCGGGCCAATACACTGGCGACCGTGAAATACGTGGGGCAGTTTACCGATGGAATCAAGCTCCAGCTGCTTCATGTGCTGGAGGGGACGAAGTTGGCGGAAAGCTACCGCCGGGGCGAGTTCCAAACGTTAGAACCGGCCGAATATTACGAATTGCTGGCTGACGCATTGGGACTATTGCCGGAAAATGTGGTTATTCATCGCCTCACTGGTGATGGCGCAAAGCGGGATCTGATTGCGCCCAAATGGAGTGGCGACAAGAAACGTGTCCTCGCAGACATAAATCGGGTGCTCCGTGCAAGAGAAATCCATCCAGCAAGGGAATAA
- a CDS encoding cold-shock protein → MNNGTVKWFNSEKGFGFITNNDGSDDVFVHFSAIQSDGYKSLNEGDKVTFETEQDPKDSRKLRAVNVRVA, encoded by the coding sequence ATGAATAACGGTACAGTAAAATGGTTTAATTCCGAAAAGGGCTTTGGCTTTATCACAAATAATGACGGCAGTGATGATGTGTTTGTGCATTTCTCTGCAATCCAGAGTGATGGCTACAAATCTCTGAATGAAGGCGACAAGGTCACCTTTGAGACCGAACAGGATCCTAAGGATAGCCGCAAGCTGCGTGCTGTCAACGTCAGAGTGGCGTAA
- a CDS encoding Rnf-Nqr domain containing protein, giving the protein MNLNLQAAKNYRKKHKYSGYLLRNNPVLTMGLALPFAVVATTSMKNGVSMALEMMMIHLPTMLLALLIKKNLPMPRWLRILANVMISTVFMVLARAVIVRLFQDIPNSMGAYLYLLSINSMTLLQADTMDRKTPVEAALAASFASAMGFALVVCSLSFFREVAGNGTIWGVAVPWGFKLRGLLTPFSGFILVGVMVAFFRSLNRRVLGLLLLTNRNRI; this is encoded by the coding sequence TTGAATCTGAATCTGCAAGCGGCAAAAAATTACCGAAAAAAGCATAAATACAGCGGCTATCTGCTTCGGAACAACCCGGTGCTCACCATGGGGCTTGCGCTGCCCTTTGCTGTGGTGGCCACAACCAGCATGAAAAATGGTGTATCTATGGCTCTGGAAATGATGATGATTCATCTGCCCACCATGCTGCTGGCTTTGCTCATTAAAAAGAATCTACCCATGCCCCGCTGGCTGCGTATACTGGCCAATGTCATGATTTCCACGGTGTTTATGGTTCTGGCCCGGGCCGTGATTGTGCGGCTTTTTCAGGATATTCCCAACTCCATGGGGGCGTATCTGTATCTGCTGTCCATCAACTCCATGACCCTGCTGCAAGCGGATACCATGGATCGCAAAACCCCGGTTGAAGCAGCGTTGGCGGCTTCTTTTGCCAGCGCTATGGGCTTTGCCCTTGTGGTCTGCTCCCTTTCCTTTTTCCGGGAAGTGGCGGGCAACGGAACCATTTGGGGTGTAGCCGTGCCGTGGGGCTTTAAGCTGCGGGGTTTGTTAACCCCTTTTTCTGGGTTTATATTGGTTGGTGTTATGGTGGCGTTTTTCCGATCTCTCAACAGAAGGGTTCTGGGGCTTTTGCTGCTGACCAACCGCAACCGCATTTAG
- a CDS encoding RnfABCDGE type electron transport complex subunit D, with translation MKTKSIMPPHIRHGESTRTLSVNTMLALSFVYAMALFFYGPRAVALGVVSVVTCVITELLCLLLARKKINIRDYSSIITGMVLPLMMPASIAYHIVVVAGIFAIAVVKHPFGGTGQNVFNPAAGGFAFVVVSFGDKLFQYPLPLERMDVLADLSGKIFSSSPAYTLGLGGRPQYEALSMLLGNFPGPMGATNILVILACLLYLVFRNTVHWTLPISFLSTVAAYSWLFPRLIGGRSLSVVYEMTSGILLFGGVFLLGDPVTTPKRNVSKLVYGVSAGIVVMLFRRYGGYEEEFAFALLLLNAAVWPIDMLIERISSKVRRKRFESESASGKKLPKKA, from the coding sequence TTGAAGACTAAAAGTATTATGCCGCCTCATATCCGCCACGGGGAAAGCACCCGTACCCTTTCGGTGAATACCATGCTGGCGCTGAGCTTTGTTTATGCCATGGCCCTGTTCTTTTATGGGCCCCGGGCGGTTGCGCTGGGTGTGGTTTCGGTGGTAACCTGCGTGATTACCGAGCTGCTCTGCCTGCTGCTGGCCAGAAAGAAAATCAACATCCGGGATTATTCCAGCATCATCACCGGTATGGTGCTGCCCCTGATGATGCCCGCCTCCATCGCCTACCACATTGTGGTGGTGGCCGGGATTTTTGCCATAGCGGTGGTCAAGCATCCTTTTGGCGGAACCGGCCAGAATGTGTTCAACCCGGCGGCCGGTGGTTTTGCCTTTGTGGTGGTCAGCTTTGGCGATAAGCTGTTCCAGTATCCACTGCCGCTGGAGCGGATGGATGTGCTTGCCGATCTGAGCGGAAAGATTTTTTCCTCCTCCCCGGCTTACACATTGGGGCTGGGAGGCCGCCCTCAGTATGAGGCCCTGAGCATGCTGCTGGGGAATTTCCCCGGGCCTATGGGCGCCACTAATATTCTAGTAATCCTTGCCTGTCTTTTATACCTGGTATTCCGAAATACCGTTCACTGGACTCTGCCCATCTCTTTTTTGAGCACGGTGGCGGCTTATTCATGGCTGTTTCCCCGATTAATTGGGGGACGCAGCCTTTCGGTGGTTTATGAGATGACCTCCGGCATCCTGCTGTTTGGCGGTGTATTTTTGCTGGGTGATCCGGTGACCACCCCCAAGCGGAATGTCTCCAAGCTGGTTTATGGGGTATCGGCCGGCATTGTGGTGATGCTGTTCCGCCGGTATGGCGGCTATGAAGAGGAATTTGCCTTTGCCCTGCTGCTGCTGAATGCGGCGGTTTGGCCCATTGATATGCTCATTGAAAGAATCAGCAGCAAAGTGAGGAGGAAACGGTTTGAATCTGAATCTGCAAGCGGCAAAAAATTACCGAAAAAAGCATAA
- a CDS encoding DUF6179 domain-containing protein, whose translation MKNDLIPADSFSHQEPGNADILAAQIKLWEFLGRRVRSYTMGDSSSVRTETAQELLNSACYLLGIHLDGDPSALKAVLDWDLDIRFNDGIKTVEEKIKTAQDLWEAACISLPQLENLSLTSTLRSIGSFSRRYHYRYFAHEIPCDIDYQLCQPVPETLLGVDYILEYLRRIVIEQDFLSRLDPALCVGVLSAYCPDYRGLLINLYEPVATNAIGLALIGGDIHRLNVLPQERERMEALLRPLSKKQSVSSLRCAASGVCEALNIRQPAAQRYLKKLAEDLYPRIHAALSAGSLEGIF comes from the coding sequence ATGAAGAATGATCTGATCCCCGCTGACTCTTTTTCGCATCAGGAGCCTGGAAACGCCGACATATTGGCCGCACAGATCAAGCTATGGGAGTTTCTGGGCCGGCGGGTTCGTTCCTATACCATGGGGGACAGCAGCTCAGTGCGAACGGAAACCGCACAGGAGCTTTTAAATTCTGCCTGCTATCTGCTGGGAATTCATCTGGACGGTGATCCCTCGGCACTGAAAGCGGTGCTGGACTGGGATTTAGACATCCGCTTTAACGACGGTATTAAAACTGTCGAAGAAAAAATTAAAACCGCTCAAGACCTGTGGGAAGCGGCCTGTATCAGCCTCCCGCAGCTTGAAAACCTCTCTCTTACCAGCACCTTGCGCAGCATCGGCAGTTTTTCGAGGCGGTATCATTACCGCTATTTTGCCCACGAAATCCCCTGTGATATTGACTATCAATTGTGCCAGCCGGTTCCGGAAACGCTTTTGGGAGTGGATTATATACTGGAATATCTGCGCCGCATTGTAATAGAGCAAGACTTCCTCAGCCGCCTTGACCCGGCTTTGTGCGTGGGCGTGCTCAGTGCCTATTGCCCCGATTACAGGGGGCTGCTTATTAATCTTTACGAGCCGGTGGCAACCAACGCCATCGGGTTGGCGCTGATTGGGGGCGATATCCACAGGCTGAATGTTTTGCCCCAGGAACGTGAGCGCATGGAAGCATTGCTTAGGCCCCTGTCTAAAAAGCAGTCGGTGAGCTCACTGCGCTGCGCCGCTTCTGGGGTTTGTGAAGCATTGAATATCCGGCAGCCAGCGGCGCAGCGATATCTTAAAAAGTTAGCGGAGGATTTGTATCCCCGCATTCATGCTGCCCTTTCTGCGGGCAGTCTGGAAGGAATATTTTAA